A region from the Hippopotamus amphibius kiboko isolate mHipAmp2 chromosome 15, mHipAmp2.hap2, whole genome shotgun sequence genome encodes:
- the LOC130837334 gene encoding olfactory receptor 2T8-like translates to MENWNVTSDFILLGLFKHTGTHQFLFVILLIIAFMSLVGNALMLLLILLDPRLHRPMYFLLSRLSLMDMMLISTIVPKMAVDYLRGSKSISLVGCGFQIFFLTLGGGECFLSAAMSYDRYVAICHPLRYPVLMSWTLCLRMILGSWFLGAADGLIQAAATLNFSFCSTHEIDHFFCEAPTLVHLACADTSVFEYVMYLCCVLMLLVPISLILISYSLILAAVLQMHSNEARKKAFATCSSHLSMVRLFFGAGIFTYMKPKSYRSANYNKIVLVYYTIFTPVLSPLIYSLRNSEVKGALRKCMDQCAALGHE, encoded by the coding sequence ATGGAAAATTGGAATGTCACTTCAGATTTCATTCTCCTAGGTCTCTTTAAGCACACTGGCACCCAccaatttctctttgtgatacTTCTGATAATTGCCTTTATGTCCCTAGTGGGCAATGCCCTCATGCTTCTCCTGATTCTCCTGGACCCCCGGCTTCACAGGCCCATGTACTTCCTACTGAGCCGGCTCTCCCTCATGGACATGATGCTGATTTCCACCATTGTGCCCAAAATGGCTGTTGACTACCTGAGAGGCAGCAAGTCCATCTCCCTGGTTGGCTGTGGGTTCCAGATCTTCTTCCTCACTTTAGGAGGCGGCGAGTGCTTCCTCTCAGCAGCCatgtcctatgaccgctatgttgcTATTTGCCATCCACTGAGATACCCAGTCCTCATGAGCTGGACATTATGCCTGAGAATGATTTTGGGGTCCTGGTTCCTGGGAGCAGCTGATGGACTCATTCAGGCTGCCGCTACCCTGAACTTCTCATTTTGCAGCACACATGAGATCGATCATTTCTTTTGTGAGGCTCCCACGCTGGTGCATTTGGCTTGTGCTGACACATCTGTCTTCGAGTATGTCATGTACCTCTGCTGTGTGTTAATGCTCCTGGTCCCTATTTCCCTCATCCTGATTTCCTATAGTCTCATCCTTGCCGCCGTTCTCCAGATGCATTCTAATGAAGCCCGCAAGAAGGCTTTTGCCACTTGCTCCTCACATCTGTCCATGGTGAGACTCTTTTTTGGAGCTGGCATTTTTACCTACATGAAACCCAAATCCTACAGGTCAGCTAACTACAATAAGATTGTGTTGGTATACTATACTATCTTCACCCCTGTGCTGAGCCCCCTCATCTATAGTCTGAGGAACAGTGAGGTCAAGGGAGCTCTGAGAAAGTGTATGGATCAGTGTGCTGCCTTAGGTCATGAATAA